In Nymphaea colorata isolate Beijing-Zhang1983 chromosome 5, ASM883128v2, whole genome shotgun sequence, one genomic interval encodes:
- the LOC116255137 gene encoding BTB/POZ domain-containing protein At5g60050, producing MAEDRSQRSKEISAMIKQGFISDPSLSPFKAARVSPPATTLDHHRPSSPTAVLAAKSSPPPPAYLAERSNCSPTLLEMMAGEKDTCPPESQRRIRERVERILKGWDLPESGDVKLTLSSRDGFRITVNVHRRILTGCSQFFASKLRRQGVVDHEIEISECDNVEAYLETVALMYCKDLRRRLIKEDVSMILGVLKVSSAIMFDAGILSCLECLEAMPWSEEEEEKVVSTLNQLDLQYSTAEVLQRVSLEPSTSENPDGIFLQLLEGILCAKDDRSRREMKSLLSVLLKGHLTHGDGSDGNGVNVNKVEINKEILYHICDKCINALLQHCMTATIVEDSGQDRGALMSEIAREADNLHWVVDILIDKKVCDEFVKLWADCSELTTLHSRIPVMYRYEISRITAQLCVAIGRGQVLVSKNLRISLLETWLEALYEDFGWMKRACKTLDKKSMEDGLGQMILTLPLAQQQSLFLKWFDRFLNRGDDCPNIQRAFEVWWRRAFVRRYISEDRSQSQLALYNS from the exons ATGGCGGAGGACAGATCCCAAAGGAGCAAGGAAATCTCAGCCATGATCAAGCAGGGTTTCATCTCGGATCCCTCGCTCTCACCCTTCAAGGCGGCGAGAGTTTCTCCCCCAGCCACCACTCTGGACCACCATCGACCTTCCTCCCCCACCGCCGTCCTGGCTGCCAAGTCGAGCCCCCCTCCTCCTGCGTACTTAGCAGAGAGGTCCAATTGCAGTCCCACTCTCTTGGAGATGATGGCCGGAGAGAAGGACACCTGCCCACCGGAGAGCCAGAGGAGGATAAGGGAGAGGGTGGAGAGGATCCTCAAGGGCTGGGACCTGCCGGAGTCCGGCGACGTGAAGCTCACTTTGAGCTCGAGGGACGGGTTCAGGATCACGGTGAACGTCCACCGACGGATACTCACTGGCTGTAGCCAGTTCTTCGCCTCAAAGCTCCGGCGGCAAGGGGTCGTCGACCACGAGATAGAGATCTCGGAGTGTGACAATGTGGAGGCGTACTTGGAGACGGTGGCATTAATGTACTGCAAGGATCTAAGGAGGAGGCTGATCAAGGAGGATGTTTCCATGATTCTTGGTGTCCTAAAG GTATCTTCAGCAATCATGTTTGATGCGGGGATATTGTCATGCCTCGAGTGTTTGGAAGCCATGCCTTGGtcggaggaggaagaggaaaaggtCGTCTCCACCCTCAACCAGCTTGACCTCCAATATTCTACTGCTGAAGTTCTGCAGAGAGTTTCCCTTGAACCATCAACTTCTGAAAACCCTGATGGTATATTTTTACAACTCTTGGAGGGGATCTTATGTGCCAAGGATGATAGGTCCAGAAGAGAAATGAAGTCGCTGCTATCTGTTCTGCTCAAGGGACATTTGACGCATGGGGACGGCAGTGATGGCAATGGAGTCAATGTTAACAAGGTAGAAATCAACAAAGAAATCCTTTATCATATATGTGACAAATGTATCAATGCACTTCTGCAGCACTGTATGACAGCTACTATTGTGGAAGACAGTGGACAAGATCGTGGAGCACTAATGAGTGAAATTGCTCGGGAAGCAGATAATTTGCACTGGGTTGTTGATATTCTTATCGACAAAAAAGTGTGTGATGAGTTTGTGAAGTTGTGGGCTGACTGTTCAGAGCTTACGACCCTGCATTCAAGAATACCTGTCATGTACAGATATGAAATTAGCAGGATTACTGCTCAGCTTTGTGTAGCAATTGGCAGGGGGCAGGTTTTGGTGTCAAAGAATTTAAGAATTTCCTTGTTGGAGACATGGTTGGAAGCACTGTATGAGGACTTTGGATGGATGAAGAGAGCTTGCAAGACACTTGACAAGAAGTCAATGGAGGACGGGCTTGGGCAGATGATTCTTACATTGCCGTTAGCACAACAACAGTCATTGTTCCTGAAGTGGTTTGATCGGTTTTTGAACAGAGGGGATGACTGTCCTAACATTCAGAGGGCTTTCGAAGTTTGGTGGAGAAGAGCTTTTGTTAGAAGATACATTTCCGAGGATAGGTCTCAATCGCAGCTTGCGCTATATAATAGCTGA
- the LOC116254171 gene encoding thylakoid membrane protein TERC, chloroplastic produces the protein MRMRHLNSTTSTVRTTHPHSSASLSLSLFLARSLALKPGRMGVASLVHHPVHLPLPGLIKLSPPQFTLRKPKKSWKGHCFSSLPSSRVLRCPCPPLSSTPLESNYRLLGRIFSPISCYRDSEQDGVAYSEYVENEGSQADEDAKTSSSVHSNRSLGSHKESKEEAAENYLSSIRTVVFWVCAAVAFGTFVGFKEGVDKASEFFAGYLLEQSLSVDNLFVFVLIFKYFKVPPPYQKRVLSYGIAGAIVFRAIMIALGTATIERFEAVNLLLAAVLLYSSYKLFEGDDEEDDLSNNFILKLCQKFIPVTSYYDEDRFFTLQDGIKKATPLLLTVAVIELSDIAFAVDSIPAVFGVTHDPFIVFSSNLFAIVGLRSLYTLISTSMTQLDYLQPSIGVVLGFIGCKMILDFFGYHISTEVSLGFVAISLGAGIILSLTKTADTKE, from the exons ATGCGAATGCGACATCTGAACTCAACAACGTCCACTGTTCGTACCACTCATCCGCACTCTtctgcgtctctctctctctctctttttctggctcgctcgctcgctctgAAACCAGGAAGGATGGGTGTGGCGTCACTCGTCCACCACCCTGTCCACCTGCCACTTCCCGGTTTGATCAAGTTGTCTCCTCCCCAATTCACCCTCAGGAAGCCCAAGAAATCTTGGAAGGGTCACTGCTTCTCCTCCCTGCCTTCCTCTCGAGTTCTTCGCTGTCCATGCCCGCCTCTCTCTTCGACTCCGTTAG AGTCGAATTATCGGCTTCTTGGCCGGATTTTCTCGCCGATTTCTTGCTACAGAGACTCGGAGCAGGATGGTGTCGCTTACTCGG AATACGTGGAAAATGAGGGTTCTCAAGCAGATGAGGATGCAAAAACCAGTAGCTCCGTTCACAGTAATCGTTCACTTGGAAGTCACAAGGAGTCAAAGGAAGAAGCTGCAGAGAATTATCTGTCGTCCATAAGAACGGTCGTGTTTTGG GTGTGTGCTGCTGTGGCATTTGGGACTTTCGTAGGGTTCAAAGAAGGAGTTGACAAGGCCTCTGAATTTTTTGCTGG TTACCTGTTGGAGCAAAGCTTGTCGGTGGATAACCTTTTTGTCTTTGTTCTAATCTTCAAGTACTTCAAAGTTCCCCCACCATATCAG AAGCGAGTACTTTCTTATGGCATTGCTGGTGCAATTGTCTTTCGTGCAATAATGATAGCGCTTGGAACTGCTACTATAGAG AGATTCGAGGCAGTGAATTTACTGTTAGCTGCAGTTCTTCTTTACTCGTCATACAAG ctatTTGAAGGAGATGATGAAGAGGACGATTTGtcaaataatttcattttgaagttatGCCAGAAATTTATCCCTGTCACAT CTTACTATGATGAGGATCGGTTCTTCACCTTGCAAGATGGTATCAAGAAg GCAACGCCTCTACTTCTCACTGTTGCTGTTATTGAACTTAGTGACATTGCGTTTGCA GTGGATTCAATACCAGCAGTCTTTGGAGTTACACATGACCCTTTCATAGTTTTTTCGTCAAATTTATTTGCCATAGTAG GTCTAAGGTCACTCTATACACTGATATCTACTAGCATGACTCAGTTGGATTATTTGCAG CCCAGTATTGGGGTCGTTCTGGGCTTCATAGGCTGCAAAATGATTTTGGATTTCTTTG GTTACCACATATCAACAGAGGTTTCCTTGGGTTTTGTCGCAATAAGCCTGGGTGCTGGAATTATATTGAGTCTGACCAAAACTGCTGACACAAAGGAGTAG